From Actinoplanes oblitus, a single genomic window includes:
- a CDS encoding glycosyltransferase family 4 protein gives MRIGVVCNAYHPDIGGVETHVRRLCAGLAEAGDDVEVLTQHAARSTTTVDGVLVRRFPLTVPARDYRVSMPLWRWLRRHGGDYDVLHTHSYHALVSLGAALGRHRTPLVFTPHYHGTGHTRLRAALHPMYRPFGRRIVSRAGRIVCVTGAERDLVLRDFPEATGRIVVIPNGTDPRPVVPGRRTGVHGILCVGRLEHYKRVDRVIRAMVPLGPAYRLDVVGDGPARSALKQLAGRLGVAGRVVFHGRLDDAAFAGCLARASAAVSASAHEAFGMTVADALAAGIPTVAAPIPAHRELAGLAGSAAWLRLTDPEETADLAAALRDAVAAGRSATAAPLPTWADVVAATRDVYAAITGTPLPAGAGAGGR, from the coding sequence ATGAGGATCGGCGTCGTCTGCAACGCCTACCACCCCGACATCGGCGGGGTGGAGACGCACGTGCGGCGCCTGTGCGCCGGGCTGGCCGAGGCCGGCGACGACGTCGAGGTGCTCACCCAGCACGCCGCGCGGTCCACCACGACCGTGGACGGCGTGCTGGTCCGGCGCTTCCCGCTGACCGTGCCGGCCCGTGACTACCGGGTCTCGATGCCGCTCTGGCGCTGGCTGCGCCGGCACGGCGGGGACTATGACGTGCTGCACACGCACAGTTACCACGCGCTGGTGTCGCTCGGCGCCGCGCTCGGCCGGCACCGCACCCCGCTGGTCTTCACCCCGCACTACCACGGGACCGGGCACACCCGGCTGCGTGCCGCGCTGCACCCGATGTACCGGCCGTTCGGGCGGCGGATCGTCAGCCGGGCCGGCCGGATCGTCTGCGTCACCGGCGCCGAGCGCGACCTGGTGCTGCGCGACTTCCCGGAGGCCACCGGCCGGATCGTGGTGATCCCGAACGGGACCGACCCGCGCCCGGTGGTGCCCGGCCGGCGGACCGGGGTGCACGGCATCCTCTGCGTCGGCCGGCTCGAGCACTACAAGCGGGTGGACCGGGTGATCCGGGCGATGGTCCCGCTCGGCCCGGCGTACCGGCTGGACGTGGTCGGCGACGGGCCCGCCCGGTCCGCGCTCAAGCAGCTGGCCGGCCGGCTCGGGGTGGCCGGCCGGGTGGTGTTCCACGGCCGGCTCGACGACGCGGCGTTCGCCGGCTGCCTGGCCCGGGCCTCGGCGGCGGTCTCCGCCTCGGCGCACGAGGCGTTCGGGATGACGGTGGCCGACGCGCTGGCCGCCGGCATCCCGACCGTCGCCGCGCCGATCCCGGCCCACCGGGAACTGGCCGGGCTGGCCGGCAGCGCGGCCTGGCTGCGGCTGACCGACCCGGAGGAGACCGCCGATCTGGCCGCCGCGCTGCGCGACGCCGTCGCGGCCGGCCGGTCGGCCACCGCGGCACCGCTGCCGACCTGGGCCGACGTGGTAGCGGCGACCCGCGACGTGTACGCGGCGATCACCGGGACGCCGCTGCCCGCCGGCGCGGGAGCGGGAGGCCGGTGA
- a CDS encoding glycosyltransferase family 4 protein, with translation MKILHLSNLYAPVIGGLERSIATSSEELVRRGHEVTVLTCATPAAPGHDTINGVRVHRVRSVANTLLPAMNENPGKPFHPTMPDPLATAAIARLLRAEHFDVVHSHDWLMYSYLPLRRTRLGRPHVHTAHDFGLTCVRKTFSRDGGPCPGPRLSRCVSCASTQYGRPRAAALTAGLHAHRHRGIDALTAISSSVADALRQARIPGDLPVRVVSSLVPDGLDRLARETPRPDWLPAGDYLLFVGALGPHKGIHVLFDAYRELVAGWAGPRPAPALVCLGTRRDDTPPPPPGVLIRHDVPHAQVMAAWRGAAAGAVPSLNEGMGQVAVEAMLAGAPLVASAAGGLTDVVRDGESGLLVPPGEVAALHAALLRVLTDTELAARLRAAGPRRGLEFTAARVVPQIEEVYRACVAAS, from the coding sequence ATGAAGATCCTGCACCTGTCCAACCTGTACGCGCCGGTGATCGGCGGGCTGGAACGCAGCATCGCGACCAGCAGCGAGGAACTGGTCCGGCGCGGCCACGAGGTCACCGTGCTGACCTGCGCGACACCCGCCGCGCCCGGCCACGACACGATCAACGGGGTACGCGTGCACCGGGTCCGCAGCGTCGCGAACACGCTGCTGCCCGCCATGAACGAGAACCCGGGCAAGCCGTTCCACCCGACCATGCCGGACCCGCTGGCCACCGCCGCCATCGCCCGGCTGCTGCGGGCCGAGCACTTCGACGTGGTGCACAGCCACGACTGGCTGATGTACAGCTACCTGCCGCTGCGCCGGACCCGGCTGGGGCGGCCGCACGTGCACACCGCGCACGACTTCGGGCTGACCTGCGTCCGCAAGACCTTCTCCCGGGACGGCGGCCCGTGCCCCGGCCCGCGCCTGTCCCGCTGCGTGAGCTGCGCGTCCACCCAGTACGGCCGGCCCCGGGCGGCGGCCCTGACCGCCGGCCTGCACGCCCACCGGCACCGGGGCATCGACGCGCTCACCGCCATCTCCAGCTCGGTGGCCGACGCCCTGCGGCAGGCCCGGATCCCCGGCGACCTGCCGGTGCGGGTGGTGTCCAGCCTGGTCCCGGACGGCCTCGACCGGCTGGCCCGGGAGACCCCCCGCCCGGACTGGCTGCCGGCCGGTGACTATCTGCTGTTCGTCGGGGCGCTCGGCCCGCACAAGGGCATCCACGTGCTGTTCGACGCGTACCGCGAGCTCGTCGCCGGATGGGCCGGGCCGCGACCGGCGCCGGCCCTGGTCTGCCTCGGCACCCGCCGCGACGACACCCCGCCGCCCCCGCCCGGCGTGCTGATCCGGCACGACGTGCCACACGCCCAGGTGATGGCGGCCTGGCGGGGCGCCGCGGCCGGGGCGGTCCCGTCGTTGAACGAGGGGATGGGACAGGTCGCGGTGGAGGCGATGCTGGCCGGTGCGCCGCTGGTCGCGTCGGCCGCCGGCGGGCTCACCGACGTGGTGCGCGACGGCGAGAGCGGGCTGCTGGTGCCGCCCGGCGAGGTGGCCGCGCTGCACGCCGCGCTGCTGCGGGTGCTCACCGACACCGAACTCGCCGCGCGGCTGCGCGCGGCCGGCCCGCGGCGGGGCCTGGAGTTCACCGCCGCGCGCGTCGTCCCCCAGATCGAGGAGGTTTACCGTGCCTGCGTCGCGGCGTCTTAG
- a CDS encoding LLM class flavin-dependent oxidoreductase, with protein MTERAFRFGVIAGQARTGAEWAATARRAEELGYDILLIPDTLFTLSPFAGLAAAAAATGSLRVGTYVLNAPNRTPAHVAWETRSLQTISDGRFELGVGGGRPNGQTDTAALGGMWGTPGERLHRTAEVIAAARELPVPPRVLVAASKPGMMRLAAEQADTVTFGLPPATTPSELFRAADTFRSMSQRADQVELLVGVTAFAPTIFALPDRLSRQVGGDPREMAASGAATFLIGDADHAAEELRRRRAEGGFSYYAVNGMFMEEFAPVVQRLRATDAVTTSAR; from the coding sequence ATGACTGAGCGTGCGTTTCGATTCGGAGTCATCGCCGGGCAGGCCCGCACCGGCGCGGAGTGGGCGGCGACCGCGCGGCGCGCCGAAGAGCTGGGCTACGACATCCTGCTCATCCCGGACACCCTGTTCACCCTCTCGCCGTTCGCCGGCCTGGCGGCGGCCGCCGCGGCGACCGGTTCCCTGCGCGTCGGCACCTACGTCCTGAACGCGCCCAACCGCACCCCCGCCCACGTCGCCTGGGAGACTCGCAGCCTGCAGACGATCAGCGACGGGCGGTTCGAGCTCGGTGTCGGCGGCGGCCGGCCCAACGGCCAGACGGACACCGCGGCGCTCGGCGGCATGTGGGGTACGCCCGGCGAGCGCCTGCACCGGACAGCCGAGGTGATCGCCGCCGCCCGGGAACTGCCGGTTCCGCCGCGGGTGCTGGTCGCCGCGTCGAAGCCCGGCATGATGCGGCTCGCCGCGGAGCAGGCGGACACGGTGACGTTCGGGCTGCCGCCGGCCACCACGCCGTCCGAGCTGTTCCGCGCCGCGGACACGTTCCGGTCCATGTCGCAACGCGCCGATCAGGTCGAGTTGCTGGTCGGGGTGACCGCGTTCGCCCCGACCATCTTCGCTCTGCCGGACCGGCTGTCCCGGCAGGTCGGCGGTGATCCGCGGGAGATGGCCGCCTCCGGCGCCGCCACCTTCCTGATCGGGGACGCCGACCACGCGGCCGAGGAGCTGCGCCGCCGCCGCGCCGAGGGCGGTTTCTCCTATTACGCGGTGAACGGCATGTTCATGGAGGAGTTCGCCCCGGTCGTGCAGCGCCTCCGCGCCACCGACGCGGTCACCACCAGCGCCCGCTGA
- a CDS encoding lipopolysaccharide biosynthesis protein, with translation MLITATRRVLDDSLARNSLLIMATTVANGGLGYLYWMLAARAVPQPQVGTATALISAATAISMLANLGAGHMFIQRLPGSAPDLWSRIVGGGLLAGCAATAAVATAGAVLVPMAVANFGFLARPAGALALICAATAVTATTLLDNVYVAHRAGHGMFVRNLVLAAGKIGALAAMLAVGAHSAGAVVLSWTGPILLVSAATLSSGLGRLRPGARLRLRGLGTEVPHLRAALTGHHLINLTQAGPAALLPVLVTARLGAGATAHFYLAWMTASMLFMVSPAVASALYAERTNAARVGLGRAALVVLAMVGAPAALLLGAGDRILGLFSAGYAAEGGLLLRILVLAAIPDAVANLAVAHWRSRGEFRLCRRLNAVRAACCLALTWLLLPGAGVTGAGVAWLAGQSAGAVLVLLLVVRRGLAGPGRVRHEPPAAA, from the coding sequence GTGCTGATCACCGCGACCCGGCGGGTGCTCGACGACTCACTGGCCCGCAACAGCCTGCTGATCATGGCGACCACGGTGGCCAACGGCGGACTCGGCTACCTCTACTGGATGCTCGCCGCGCGGGCGGTACCGCAGCCGCAGGTCGGCACGGCCACCGCGCTCATCTCGGCGGCCACCGCGATCAGCATGCTGGCCAACCTGGGCGCCGGGCACATGTTCATCCAGCGGCTGCCGGGCAGCGCCCCGGACCTCTGGTCCCGGATCGTCGGCGGCGGCCTGCTCGCCGGCTGCGCGGCCACCGCCGCGGTCGCCACGGCCGGCGCGGTGCTGGTACCGATGGCGGTGGCGAACTTCGGCTTCCTGGCCCGGCCGGCCGGCGCGCTGGCGCTGATCTGCGCGGCGACCGCGGTCACCGCGACCACCCTGCTGGACAACGTCTACGTGGCGCATCGGGCCGGGCACGGGATGTTCGTACGCAACCTGGTCCTGGCCGCCGGGAAGATCGGTGCGCTGGCCGCGATGCTCGCCGTGGGGGCGCACTCGGCCGGCGCCGTCGTGCTCTCCTGGACCGGACCGATCCTGCTGGTCAGCGCCGCGACCCTGAGTTCCGGGCTGGGCCGGCTGCGGCCCGGCGCGCGGCTGCGGCTGCGCGGCCTCGGCACCGAGGTGCCGCACCTGCGGGCCGCGCTGACCGGCCACCACCTGATCAACCTGACCCAGGCCGGCCCGGCCGCGCTGCTGCCGGTGCTGGTCACCGCGCGGCTCGGGGCGGGCGCCACCGCGCACTTCTACCTGGCCTGGATGACCGCGTCGATGCTGTTCATGGTGTCGCCGGCGGTCGCCTCGGCGCTGTACGCGGAACGCACCAACGCCGCCCGCGTCGGCCTCGGCCGGGCCGCGCTGGTGGTGCTCGCCATGGTCGGCGCCCCGGCCGCGCTGCTGCTCGGCGCCGGCGACCGGATCCTCGGCCTGTTCAGCGCCGGCTACGCGGCCGAGGGTGGCCTGCTGCTGCGGATCCTGGTGCTCGCCGCGATCCCGGACGCGGTCGCCAACCTGGCCGTGGCGCACTGGCGCTCGCGCGGCGAGTTCCGGCTCTGCCGCCGGCTCAACGCGGTCCGCGCGGCCTGCTGCCTCGCGCTGACCTGGCTGCTGCTGCCCGGCGCCGGGGTGACCGGGGCGGGCGTCGCCTGGCTGGCCGGGCAGTCCGCCGGCGCGGTCCTGGTCCTTCTCCTGGTCGTGCGGCGCGGGCTCGCCGGTCCCGGGCGAGTCCGTCACGAGCCACCCGCCGCCGCCTGA
- a CDS encoding CynX/NimT family MFS transporter: MAVLEEQPTRSRRGRAFTLVALVLAAVNLRLAVTSVGPVLTEIRDGLGMSSTVAGLLTSVPVVCFATVGLLAPRLARRVGAAPVIAGGLVLLAAGLTARPFAGGPALFLLLSAVSLAGIALVNVLLPSIVKDHFPTQVGTVTGLYSVALNLGATAAAATTVPLTDGFGDWRLGLGCWALAALVALPPWLLLARQRTATRTAAASTPPVRVSRQPIAWALAVYFGMQSTSAYVIIGWLPQIYRDAGLSAELAGVLFATTSLLGVPLGMLLSAVAGKLRSQSGIAVTLGLFGIAGYSGLWADPAAAPWLWAVLLGIVNTAFPLVLTMIALRGSNPATVVRLSAFAQGVGYLIAIPGPILIGALHDATGGWRAPLAVMVVLMVPQITAGYFAGRNRQI, from the coding sequence GTGGCAGTGCTGGAAGAACAACCGACCCGGTCGCGTCGCGGGCGCGCCTTCACCCTCGTGGCCCTCGTGCTGGCCGCGGTGAACCTGCGGCTCGCGGTGACCAGCGTGGGCCCGGTGCTCACCGAGATCCGCGACGGGCTCGGGATGAGTTCGACAGTGGCCGGGCTGCTGACCTCCGTGCCGGTCGTCTGTTTCGCCACCGTCGGACTGCTCGCGCCGCGCCTGGCTCGGCGGGTGGGCGCCGCTCCGGTGATCGCCGGCGGCCTGGTGCTGCTCGCCGCGGGGCTCACGGCCCGGCCGTTCGCTGGCGGCCCGGCGCTCTTCCTGCTGCTCAGCGCCGTCTCACTGGCCGGCATCGCGCTGGTCAACGTGCTGCTGCCGTCGATCGTCAAGGACCACTTCCCGACCCAGGTGGGCACCGTCACCGGGCTCTACTCGGTGGCGCTGAACCTGGGCGCGACAGCGGCCGCCGCCACCACCGTGCCGCTGACCGACGGCTTCGGGGACTGGCGGCTCGGGCTGGGCTGCTGGGCGCTGGCCGCGCTCGTCGCGCTGCCGCCGTGGCTGCTGCTGGCCCGGCAGCGCACCGCCACCCGGACGGCGGCGGCCAGCACGCCGCCGGTGCGGGTGAGCCGGCAGCCGATCGCCTGGGCGCTGGCCGTGTACTTCGGGATGCAGTCCACCTCGGCGTACGTGATCATCGGCTGGCTGCCGCAGATCTACCGGGACGCCGGGCTCTCCGCGGAACTGGCCGGGGTGCTCTTCGCGACCACCTCGCTGCTCGGCGTGCCATTGGGGATGCTGCTCTCCGCGGTGGCCGGCAAGCTGCGGTCACAGAGCGGCATTGCCGTCACTTTGGGGCTTTTCGGTATTGCCGGTTATTCCGGTCTGTGGGCTGATCCGGCTGCGGCGCCGTGGCTGTGGGCCGTCCTGCTGGGCATCGTGAACACAGCGTTCCCGCTGGTCCTGACGATGATCGCGCTGCGCGGCAGCAACCCGGCAACGGTGGTGCGGCTGTCCGCGTTCGCCCAGGGTGTCGGCTACCTGATCGCCATTCCGGGCCCGATCCTGATCGGCGCGCTGCACGACGCGACGGGCGGCTGGCGGGCCCCCTTGGCGGTCATGGTGGTCCTGATGGTGCCGCAGATCACTGCGGGCTATTTCGCCGGCCGTAATCGCCAGATTTAG
- a CDS encoding LCP family protein — translation MPAATDRTDGRQLLADGTPGKKKKKAKGPRAPLWTKLLTAFGAVLLVISGGTGITANYLLSQVTDNVQTTTSALSQDGGVGAVQTNGKLPEGAINLLMLGLDTRTGWEKSGEGSRSDTIIVLHIPASRDKAQMISIPRDTNAEIPADEKLGFGGSTEKINGAFYYGSRGKGGIAGGMKLAAKAVHNLTGISFNGVVVINFNGFKDILEALGGVYMCVDQDSWSSHYVVNNGKVEYAKGADPLSPPSNALWFRKGCRNMKAWEALEFSRIRHSAHGDYDRQRHQQQLLRAMAKKATSSGVLTDLSKVSKLLSAAGSSLTLDTNNVPVSDFFFGLKGLANAELLPIRSNSGSFYSTSDGRKELINDVTKQLFAAAAKDKLDPFLLAHPELVINSSGN, via the coding sequence ATGCCAGCGGCAACCGACCGGACCGACGGCCGTCAGCTTCTGGCAGACGGGACACCGGGCAAGAAGAAGAAAAAGGCGAAGGGCCCGAGGGCCCCGCTCTGGACCAAGCTGCTCACCGCTTTCGGCGCGGTGCTGCTGGTGATCAGCGGGGGCACCGGCATCACCGCCAACTACCTGCTCAGTCAGGTCACCGACAACGTGCAGACCACCACCTCGGCGCTCAGCCAGGACGGCGGGGTCGGCGCGGTGCAGACCAACGGCAAGCTGCCCGAGGGCGCGATCAACCTGCTGATGCTCGGCCTGGACACCCGGACCGGCTGGGAGAAGAGCGGTGAGGGCTCCCGGTCGGACACGATCATCGTGCTGCACATCCCGGCCAGCCGCGACAAGGCCCAGATGATCTCGATCCCCCGGGACACCAACGCGGAGATCCCGGCCGACGAGAAACTCGGCTTCGGCGGCAGCACCGAGAAGATCAACGGCGCGTTCTACTACGGCTCCCGGGGCAAGGGCGGCATCGCGGGCGGCATGAAACTCGCCGCCAAGGCCGTGCACAACCTGACCGGGATCAGCTTCAACGGCGTCGTCGTGATCAACTTCAACGGCTTCAAGGACATCCTGGAGGCCCTCGGCGGCGTCTACATGTGCGTCGACCAGGACTCCTGGTCCAGCCACTACGTGGTGAACAACGGCAAGGTGGAGTACGCGAAGGGCGCCGACCCGCTGTCCCCGCCGAGCAACGCCCTGTGGTTCAGGAAGGGCTGCCGCAACATGAAGGCCTGGGAGGCCCTGGAGTTCTCCCGGATCCGGCACTCCGCCCACGGCGACTACGACCGGCAGCGGCACCAGCAGCAGCTGCTGCGCGCGATGGCGAAGAAGGCCACCAGCAGCGGCGTGCTGACCGACCTCTCGAAGGTGTCGAAGCTGCTCTCGGCGGCCGGCTCGTCGCTGACGCTGGACACCAACAACGTCCCGGTCTCCGACTTCTTCTTCGGGCTCAAGGGGCTGGCCAACGCCGAGCTGCTGCCCATCCGCAGCAACAGCGGCAGCTTCTACAGCACGTCGGACGGCAGGAAGGAACTGATCAACGACGTGACCAAGCAGCTGTTCGCGGCCGCGGCCAAGGACAAGCTGGACCCGTTCCTGCTCGCGCACCCGGAACTGGTGATCAACAGCTCGGGGAACTAG
- a CDS encoding L-type lectin-domain containing protein, producing MRLSRSSRLPRGGLLAAAVLSISAAAPAAGAVAAPRAMHESHPITDGSGKHLELNGTAEMLTRASTGTRVIQLTRGGYKQIGSAWSTERVDLKRSFETSFTAFLHHDRPGADGIAFLAQGHGPRALGGWGGGLGYRGIRKSVAVEFDTFQNSTDPSSNHLAVVLGGNPDRHHKTADAAIPLYGKPFAARISYDAGHERLRVYVRGLYKQARSQLMLDEKVDVAHWAGVSEGWLGFTGATGDRVSHQDIYDWTVDAPKA from the coding sequence GTGCGTCTGTCCCGTTCGTCGAGACTGCCGCGGGGTGGCCTGCTGGCCGCCGCCGTGCTGTCGATATCCGCCGCCGCGCCCGCCGCGGGGGCGGTCGCCGCACCTCGCGCCATGCACGAGAGTCACCCGATCACCGACGGTTCCGGCAAGCACCTGGAACTCAACGGCACCGCCGAGATGCTCACCCGGGCCAGCACCGGCACCCGGGTCATCCAGCTGACCAGGGGCGGTTACAAGCAGATCGGATCCGCCTGGTCCACCGAGCGGGTCGACCTGAAGCGGTCGTTCGAGACCTCGTTCACGGCGTTCCTGCACCACGACCGGCCCGGTGCGGACGGCATCGCGTTCCTGGCGCAGGGCCACGGGCCGCGGGCGCTCGGCGGCTGGGGCGGTGGCCTGGGGTACCGCGGCATCCGTAAGAGCGTGGCTGTCGAGTTCGACACCTTCCAGAACTCCACCGATCCGAGCAGCAACCACCTGGCCGTGGTGCTCGGCGGCAACCCGGACCGGCACCACAAGACCGCCGACGCCGCCATCCCGCTGTACGGCAAGCCGTTCGCCGCCCGGATCAGCTACGACGCCGGGCACGAGCGACTGCGCGTGTACGTCCGCGGGCTGTACAAGCAGGCGCGGTCCCAGCTGATGCTCGACGAGAAGGTCGACGTCGCGCACTGGGCCGGCGTCTCCGAAGGCTGGCTCGGTTTCACCGGCGCCACCGGCGACCGGGTTTCCCACCAGGACATCTACGACTGGACGGTCGACGCGCCGAAGGCGTGA
- a CDS encoding siderophore-interacting protein, whose translation MSNRPARPAHEGVVTRVEQLTPHMVRVVVGGEAIARIDASRCTDHYIKVLFPQSGVDYPEPFDMGVIRETLPRESWPLVRTYTVRRWLPEAAEMWVDFVVHGDAGIAGPWAARARVGEPFRFMGPGGGYTPDAGADWHLLAGDESALPAIAASLAGMPEGAMVRAFIEVAGPDEEQKLETPADAEIVWLHRGDRPVGTALVEAVRGLEFPAGRVQVFVHGEAGFVKDLRGHLRLDRGLSMDQLSISGYWRSGLNEDGWQSSKREWNAKVEQEQEQPAVSR comes from the coding sequence ATGTCGAACAGACCGGCGCGGCCCGCGCACGAAGGCGTGGTCACGCGGGTGGAGCAGCTCACCCCGCACATGGTGCGGGTGGTGGTCGGTGGCGAGGCGATCGCCCGGATCGACGCGAGCCGCTGCACCGACCATTACATCAAGGTGCTCTTCCCGCAGTCCGGCGTCGACTATCCGGAGCCCTTCGACATGGGCGTGATCCGGGAGACCCTGCCGCGGGAGAGCTGGCCGCTGGTCCGGACCTACACGGTGCGCAGGTGGCTGCCCGAGGCCGCCGAGATGTGGGTGGACTTCGTGGTGCACGGCGACGCCGGCATCGCCGGGCCGTGGGCGGCGCGGGCCCGGGTCGGCGAGCCGTTCCGGTTCATGGGCCCCGGCGGTGGCTACACGCCGGACGCCGGCGCCGACTGGCACCTGCTGGCCGGCGACGAGAGCGCGCTGCCGGCGATCGCCGCCTCGCTGGCCGGCATGCCGGAGGGCGCGATGGTGCGGGCGTTCATCGAGGTGGCGGGGCCGGACGAGGAGCAGAAGCTGGAGACCCCCGCGGACGCCGAGATCGTCTGGCTGCACCGCGGCGACCGGCCGGTGGGCACCGCGCTGGTCGAGGCCGTGCGGGGGCTGGAGTTCCCGGCCGGGCGGGTGCAGGTGTTCGTCCACGGTGAGGCCGGGTTCGTCAAGGACCTGCGCGGGCACCTGCGGCTGGACCGCGGGCTGAGCATGGACCAGCTGTCCATCTCCGGATATTGGCGGTCCGGGCTGAACGAGGACGGCTGGCAGTCCAGCAAGCGGGAGTGGAACGCCAAGGTCGAGCAGGAGCAGGAGCAGCCGGCCGTTTCCCGGTAA
- a CDS encoding glycosyltransferase family 2 protein — protein MPTVDRVLPTETGTAQIIVEPPARPDPEPDPEPIVSVVVPALNEARNLPHVFARLPQVDEVILVDGGSTDDTVAVARQLRPDIRVVTQNRRGKGNALACGFAACTGDIIVMIDADGSTDPGEIPSFIAALRAGADFAKGSRFRPGGGSADITRLRRAGNKMLSVLVNALFGTRYSDLCYGYNAFWSCHLDVFDLDSTSPAPAGGDGRLWGDGFEIETLLNLRAARARLVIEEVSSFEHDRIHGVSNLNAFTDGIRVLRTIAREWPRGRKPVARQVAGRAVR, from the coding sequence ATGCCCACGGTCGACCGTGTGCTCCCCACCGAGACCGGCACCGCACAGATCATCGTCGAGCCGCCGGCCCGACCCGACCCGGAGCCCGATCCCGAGCCGATCGTCAGCGTCGTCGTACCGGCGCTGAACGAGGCCCGTAACCTGCCGCACGTCTTCGCCCGGCTGCCCCAGGTGGACGAGGTGATCCTGGTCGACGGCGGCTCCACCGACGACACCGTGGCGGTCGCCCGGCAGCTGCGCCCGGACATCCGCGTCGTCACCCAGAACCGCCGCGGCAAGGGCAACGCCCTGGCCTGCGGGTTCGCCGCGTGTACCGGCGACATCATCGTGATGATCGACGCCGACGGCTCGACCGACCCGGGGGAGATCCCCAGCTTCATCGCCGCGCTGCGCGCCGGCGCCGACTTCGCCAAGGGCTCGCGGTTCCGTCCCGGCGGCGGCAGCGCCGACATCACCCGGCTGCGCCGGGCCGGCAACAAGATGCTGAGCGTGCTGGTCAATGCCCTTTTCGGTACGCGCTACAGCGACCTCTGCTATGGATACAACGCGTTCTGGTCCTGCCACCTGGACGTCTTCGACCTGGACAGCACCTCGCCCGCCCCGGCCGGCGGCGACGGGCGGCTGTGGGGCGACGGTTTCGAGATCGAGACCCTGCTCAACCTGCGTGCCGCCCGGGCCCGTCTGGTCATCGAGGAGGTGTCCAGCTTCGAGCACGATCGGATCCACGGGGTGAGCAACCTGAACGCGTTCACCGACGGCATCCGGGTGCTGCGGACCATCGCCCGGGAGTGGCCGCGCGGCCGCAAGCCGGTGGCCCGGCAGGTCGCGGGACGGGCTGTCCGATGA